Proteins from one Parasteatoda tepidariorum isolate YZ-2023 chromosome 4, CAS_Ptep_4.0, whole genome shotgun sequence genomic window:
- the LOC139425402 gene encoding 5-oxoprolinase-like, translating to MALADVVSEEQEACVEVYCPENYQYFDAKINELSTRCCENLKSQGFKEEELSFDVFLNMRYERTDCSLMCPPFPFASALSCAHGDFLKSFLER from the exons ATGGCTCTCGCTGATGTTGTTTCTGAAGAACAGGAGGCTTGTGTTGAAGTTTATTGTCCAG aAAACTATCAGtattttgatgcaaaaattaatgaactgtCCACCAGATGTTGCGAAAATTTAAAGTCACAGGGTTTCAAAGA GGAAGAGCTTagttttgatgtatttttaaacatgcgTTATGAAAGAACTGATTGTTCATTGATGTGTCCACCTTTTCCCTTTGCATCTGCTTTGTCATGTGCTCACGGAGACTTTTTGAAATCCTTTTTGGAAAGGTAA